A window of the Henckelia pumila isolate YLH828 chromosome 3, ASM3356847v2, whole genome shotgun sequence genome harbors these coding sequences:
- the LOC140892000 gene encoding FCS-Like Zinc finger 13-like encodes MLGRKSNPVIGILAGTLVSGNKSGMMDVASSSRSHLEPKNTSPRGPKSFHLSGVGLGIVAALEKSGGETPSNKAVCSRNSRRSSPIPVTSPKNSSRRGRELDDVEMENNSEEYTIVTFHGPNKSHTKVYGIEHGTRGGDYRAPFRIQRSDNNQSKRASVFHISPARFGAVGVIPASDFLSSCDMCNKQLHDKDIYMYRGEKAFCSAECRYKQIVIDERQEKCGSEASRPVDVSSSSLTNEKFLTPGILAI; translated from the exons ATGTTGGGGAGGAAATCGAATCCGGTGATCGGAATCCTCGCCGGGACTTTGGTTTCCGGCAATAAATCCGGGATGATGGACGTTGCAAGCAGCTCGAGGAGCCACCTAGAGCCCAAGAACACATCACCAAGAGGTCCAAAAAGTTTTCATCTCAGTGGGGTTGGATTAGGCATCGTGGCGGCCCTCGAAAAGTCCGGCGGCGAAACCCCCTCCAACAAGGCGGTGTGTAGCCGGAATTCGAGGCGGTCCAGCCCGATTCCGGTCACTTCTCCCAAGAACTCGTCGAGAAGAGGGAGAGAATTGGATGATGTTGAGATGGAGAATAATTCAGAAGAATACACAATAGTGACATTTCATGGCCCCAACAAGTCCCACACTAAGGTGTATGGAATTGAACATGGTACTCGAGGAGGTGACTATAGAGCCCCTTTTAGAATACAAAGAAGCGATAATAATCAGAGCAAAAGGGCTAGTGTTTTTCATATTTCTCCGGCGAGATTCGGGGCGGTAGGCGTAATTCCGGCCTCCGATTTCCTTAGCTCGTGTGACATGTGCAACAAGCAACTCCATGACAAAGACATATACATGTATAG GGGGGAGAAAGCGTTTTGCAGCGCGGAGTGTCGTTACAAGCAAATCGTGATCGACGAACGCCAAGAGAAGTGTGGCTCGGAGGCATCGAGGCCGGTGGATGTATCGAGCTCGTCTCTCACAAATGAAAAATTTTTGACCCCCGGAATCTTAGCAATCTAG